The Spirochaeta cellobiosiphila DSM 17781 genome includes a window with the following:
- the recR gene encoding recombination mediator RecR, which yields MDMIEALTTNLSKLPGIGKKSAQRMTYYLLRADSNYLNQLGDQLKLLKERVKCCSKCGNYTEVDPCPICSSAKRDGDIICVVEHPQDLITINSTGEYGGLFFVLNGVISPIDGIGPDDLRLALLKQRVINENIKEVILATNPTIEGDTTALYVYRMLNDTGVSITRLASGIPVGGDLEYADKQTIARSFKARSPISF from the coding sequence ATGGATATGATAGAAGCCTTAACTACAAATCTTAGTAAGTTACCAGGGATAGGGAAAAAAAGTGCTCAGAGAATGACTTATTACTTATTACGAGCTGATTCAAATTATTTAAATCAGCTTGGGGATCAATTAAAATTATTGAAAGAAAGAGTTAAATGCTGTTCAAAATGTGGTAATTACACAGAAGTAGATCCTTGTCCTATTTGTTCAAGTGCCAAAAGAGATGGTGATATCATATGTGTTGTTGAACATCCACAAGATTTAATAACTATTAACTCTACAGGAGAGTATGGGGGACTATTTTTTGTTCTTAATGGTGTTATTTCTCCTATTGATGGAATAGGACCAGATGATCTTCGTTTGGCTTTATTAAAACAACGTGTTATTAATGAAAATATTAAAGAAGTAATATTAGCTACTAATCCAACTATAGAAGGTGATACTACAGCTCTGTATGTTTACAGAATGTTGAATGATACTGGAGTTAGTATAACAAGGTTGGCTTCAGGAATACCAGTTGGTGGTGATTTAGAATATGCAGATAAACAGACCATAGCAAGATCATTCAAAGCAAGAAGTCCTATATCCTTTTAA
- a CDS encoding ParB/RepB/Spo0J family partition protein, translating to MSKALGRGLGALLNDDNEDEVDINKVVEGATVIEVLIDEISANPNQPRKEFAEDKLLELSQSIKEKGVIQPILVEKGNKPNSYIIIAGERRYRASKIAGLKKIPVIVKAFTEEEVLEIALIENIQREDLNPVEEAKAYQHLMKSFDLSQEDIAKRVGKNRSTIANSLRLLKLPEDMLTALSQGIISAGHARSLLSVVNPADQRILYKRVVDNSLNVRDTESMSSALNNGNRPSSSSNSVKSTAKSKSPDIQDMEQRFIDLLGTKVSLKGTVRKGKIEISYFSMDDLERILDIISK from the coding sequence GTGTCTAAGGCTCTAGGTAGAGGGTTAGGAGCTCTTTTAAATGATGATAATGAAGATGAGGTTGATATAAATAAAGTAGTTGAAGGAGCAACTGTTATTGAAGTCCTCATCGATGAGATATCCGCTAATCCAAATCAACCTCGAAAAGAGTTTGCTGAAGATAAATTATTAGAGTTGTCACAATCTATAAAGGAAAAAGGTGTTATTCAACCTATTCTTGTTGAGAAAGGTAATAAACCTAATTCTTATATAATTATAGCAGGAGAAAGGCGATATCGTGCATCGAAAATTGCTGGTTTAAAAAAGATACCTGTTATTGTTAAGGCTTTTACAGAGGAAGAAGTTCTTGAAATTGCTCTTATCGAAAATATACAAAGAGAAGATTTAAACCCTGTAGAAGAGGCTAAAGCGTATCAACATCTCATGAAATCTTTTGATTTATCACAAGAAGATATCGCTAAACGTGTAGGAAAAAATAGATCAACTATAGCTAATTCTTTACGTTTATTAAAACTACCTGAAGATATGCTCACAGCTTTATCTCAAGGCATTATTAGTGCAGGACATGCACGTTCTCTACTGTCTGTTGTAAATCCAGCTGATCAAAGAATACTGTATAAAAGGGTTGTGGATAACTCTTTAAATGTAAGAGATACAGAATCAATGTCTTCTGCACTTAATAACGGTAATCGGCCCAGTTCTTCATCAAATAGTGTAAAATCTACAGCAAAATCAAAATCTCCTGATATACAAGATATGGAGCAGAGATTCATTGATCTTTTAGGAACAAAGGTCTCTTTAAAAGGAACAGTTAGAAAGGGGAAAATTGAAATATCGTATTTTTCTATGGATGATTTAGAGAGAATCTTGGATATAATATCGAAATAG
- a CDS encoding YbaB/EbfC family nucleoid-associated protein yields the protein MNFNPADLMKQLNNLQSSMKEMQSKLDTIEVTGTAGGGLVSVTLNGKMEMTNIILSPECVDNREIIMLQDIIKAAHKDAMNKIKDKLQNEMGTIPGMPGGFPQ from the coding sequence ATGAATTTTAATCCTGCAGACTTAATGAAACAATTAAATAATCTTCAATCATCCATGAAGGAAATGCAATCAAAATTGGATACTATTGAAGTAACAGGAACTGCTGGTGGGGGATTAGTATCTGTCACTTTAAACGGAAAAATGGAAATGACCAATATAATCTTATCACCTGAGTGTGTTGATAATAGAGAAATAATAATGCTTCAAGATATCATTAAAGCAGCTCATAAAGACGCTATGAATAAGATAAAAGATAAACTTCAAAATGAAATGGGTACTATTCCTGGAATGCCAGGAGGATTTCCTCAATAA
- a CDS encoding S-ribosylhomocysteine lyase, with amino-acid sequence MDKIPSFTIDHNKLLRGIYVSRIDNIGSEHITTFDIRMKEPNREPVIDVPALHTIEHLGATFLRNHKVWGEKLIYFGPMGCRTGNYALFKGDLTSNDVLSVIKSMFEFIIDYQESIPGTHPDECGNYLSHDLNMAKWESKKYLNEVLLVAKDCNLKYPN; translated from the coding sequence ATGGATAAAATCCCTAGTTTTACAATAGACCACAATAAATTGCTTAGGGGTATTTATGTATCTAGAATAGACAACATAGGATCCGAACATATTACAACCTTTGATATTCGAATGAAAGAGCCTAATAGAGAGCCAGTAATTGATGTTCCAGCACTACATACTATCGAACATCTAGGAGCTACCTTTTTAAGAAACCATAAAGTATGGGGTGAAAAATTAATCTATTTTGGACCTATGGGATGTAGGACCGGTAATTACGCCTTGTTTAAAGGAGACTTAACTAGTAACGATGTACTTTCAGTTATTAAATCTATGTTTGAATTTATTATAGACTACCAAGAAAGCATACCTGGTACCCATCCTGATGAGTGTGGTAATTATCTATCACATGATTTGAATATGGCCAAGTGGGAATCGAAAAAGTATCTTAATGAAGTACTATTAGTAGCTAAAGACTGTAATTTAAAATATCCAAACTAA
- a CDS encoding NifU family protein — MRERVEAAIEDVRPSLQADGGDVILLDVTDDGIVKVQLTGACNGCPMATVTLKQGIEQYLKTIVPEVISVENIDA; from the coding sequence ATGAGAGAAAGAGTTGAAGCTGCTATCGAAGATGTCAGACCTTCCCTCCAGGCTGATGGTGGAGATGTGATTTTATTAGACGTTACAGATGATGGCATTGTAAAAGTACAATTGACTGGTGCCTGTAATGGTTGTCCAATGGCCACAGTTACTTTAAAACAGGGTATAGAACAGTATTTAAAGACAATTGTACCAGAAGTAATAAGTGTAGAAAATATTGATGCTTAA
- the dnaX gene encoding DNA polymerase III subunit gamma/tau has product MSYEITASRKRPQNFHQMAGQEFVVATLENAITTERIAHAYLFSGPRGVGKTSSARILAKSLNCELGPTTEPCGKCNNCKEITNGSSMDVIEIDGASNTSVNDVREIKDEVLFAPSSSRYKIYIIDEVHMLSNSAFNALLKTIEEPPPYIIFIFATTEIHKVPATIRSRCQQFNFRLIDADTVKQRLIEACNEMNLRYEDDALFWIAKEGTGSMRDSYTLFDQVVAFSDDHITLEKIREKLGLVGLDQMNQLCEYILEGNVSSVLNYVEDILIKGVSVEQFIIDLTEYYRSILFLQSGIDRESLLGFSVDRFNGKVIEGYNRTQLEKAIEDLLKLYRDIRYSLNQRYELELTLTKFCSLTNFFTSRELYDKIKELQDNNQSHPVSQVDQKKK; this is encoded by the coding sequence ATGTCATACGAAATTACTGCAAGTAGAAAAAGACCACAAAACTTCCATCAAATGGCTGGTCAGGAATTTGTTGTCGCTACTTTAGAAAATGCAATTACAACTGAGAGAATCGCTCATGCTTATCTTTTTAGTGGTCCTAGAGGAGTGGGAAAGACCTCCTCTGCCAGAATACTTGCCAAATCCTTAAATTGTGAACTTGGTCCAACCACTGAACCTTGCGGAAAATGTAATAACTGTAAAGAAATAACCAATGGATCCAGTATGGATGTTATTGAGATTGATGGAGCTTCTAATACATCAGTCAATGATGTTAGAGAAATTAAAGATGAAGTATTATTTGCGCCAAGTTCATCTAGATATAAAATATATATCATTGATGAAGTCCATATGTTGTCGAATAGTGCCTTTAATGCTTTATTAAAAACTATTGAAGAACCACCACCGTACATTATTTTTATATTTGCTACAACGGAAATTCATAAAGTACCTGCAACTATTAGAAGTAGATGTCAACAATTTAATTTTAGACTGATTGATGCAGATACTGTAAAACAACGTCTTATAGAAGCTTGTAATGAAATGAATTTGAGATATGAAGATGATGCACTCTTTTGGATAGCAAAAGAAGGTACTGGATCAATGCGTGATTCTTATACCTTATTTGATCAGGTGGTTGCTTTTTCTGATGATCATATAACTCTTGAAAAAATCAGAGAGAAACTGGGCTTAGTTGGTTTGGATCAGATGAATCAGCTATGTGAGTATATTCTTGAAGGTAATGTATCGAGTGTTCTTAATTATGTAGAAGACATTTTAATCAAAGGTGTTTCCGTAGAACAGTTTATAATAGATCTAACAGAATACTATCGATCCATTCTATTCTTACAATCAGGAATTGATAGAGAAAGTCTTTTAGGTTTTTCGGTTGATAGATTCAATGGTAAAGTTATCGAAGGATATAATAGAACTCAATTAGAAAAAGCTATTGAGGATCTTCTAAAATTATACAGGGATATACGATATTCTCTTAACCAAAGATACGAATTAGAGTTAACACTTACAAAATTCTGTTCACTGACCAACTTTTTTACATCAAGAGAGTTATACGATAAGATAAAGGAACTGCAAGATAATAATCAATCTCATCCAGTCTCCCAGGTAGATCAAAAAAAAAAATAG
- the gyrA gene encoding DNA topoisomerase (ATP-hydrolyzing) subunit A — MEPITGKVIPVSIENEVKTSYLNYAMSVIVSRALPDVRDGLKPVHRRILYSMHEMGLRADRAYKKCGRIVGDVLGKYHPHGDASIYDALVRLAQDFSMRYPVVNGQGNFGSVDGDPPAAMRYTEARMHKITEDILKDIKKDTVDFGPNYDDSLLEPLVLPTGVPYLIVNGASGIAVGMATNMAPHNLREVCAGICAYIDDPDISIEDMMREYIKGPDFPTGAIIFGQKGTYDAYRYGRGKIVVRARHHIEVIKSGKEAIIITELPYMVNKANLVVRIADLIKDKKVEGITDLRDESDRNGMRVVIELKKGTVSDVVLNTLYTHTALQSNFSANNLALVDGKPQLLNLLDQIRYFVAHRKDVIIRRTKYDLNKAEERAHILEGLKIALENIDEVVEIIKKSGNVSEARLNLMDRFQLSEKQSQAILDMRLQKLTSLETKKIIDELQEVLSFIEYCKDLLANEYKIFNLIKDETTEISNKYGDDRRTEIRNEELDDVDIEDLIQQEDMVVVMSNDGFIKRVSVSLYNLQGRGGKGSKSANLRDEDFVSDIFVANTHDYILSVTNLGNAYWTKVYNLPEGTRTSKGRHIKGLLNFEENEEITAVVSLKDFSEETYLFMATKHGVTKRVKTHDFRNARQKGIRAIILDDGDTLVSALLTNGDDEVMLVTRNGLGLRFNENLVRSMGRVTRGVRGINLVNDDSLIGVTIVNDDMQMFLLSENGYGKRLEYHHFNPHGRGTKGQCAYKTNDKSGKVIGVTAVDENWNVMCITNSGKTIKIDPQSISVFGKTAFGVKIVTPGDGEKVVGLAKSEKDAEENIIE, encoded by the coding sequence TTCTATGCATGAAATGGGATTAAGAGCCGATCGTGCGTATAAAAAGTGTGGACGTATCGTTGGAGATGTTTTAGGAAAGTATCACCCTCATGGTGATGCTAGTATCTATGATGCCTTGGTTAGATTAGCCCAGGATTTTAGTATGAGATATCCTGTTGTGAACGGACAGGGTAATTTTGGTTCTGTCGACGGTGATCCACCAGCTGCAATGCGTTATACAGAAGCTAGAATGCATAAGATCACTGAAGATATACTGAAGGATATAAAAAAGGATACAGTCGATTTTGGTCCAAACTATGATGATAGTTTGTTAGAGCCTTTAGTATTGCCTACTGGTGTACCATATCTTATCGTTAATGGTGCTAGTGGAATTGCAGTAGGAATGGCTACAAATATGGCCCCTCATAATTTAAGAGAAGTCTGTGCAGGTATTTGTGCTTATATTGATGATCCAGATATATCAATAGAAGATATGATGCGTGAATATATCAAAGGACCGGACTTTCCTACTGGAGCCATTATATTTGGTCAAAAGGGCACTTATGATGCATATCGATATGGTCGTGGTAAGATAGTTGTTCGTGCTAGACATCATATCGAAGTCATAAAAAGCGGTAAAGAAGCTATCATTATAACTGAGCTTCCCTATATGGTTAATAAAGCAAACTTAGTAGTGCGAATAGCTGATTTGATAAAAGATAAAAAAGTAGAAGGTATTACAGATTTACGAGATGAATCAGACCGTAATGGTATGCGTGTAGTTATTGAATTAAAAAAAGGTACCGTATCTGATGTTGTCTTAAATACTTTATATACACATACAGCATTACAAAGTAATTTCAGTGCTAATAACTTAGCTCTTGTTGATGGTAAGCCTCAATTATTAAATCTTTTAGATCAAATACGTTATTTTGTTGCTCATCGTAAAGATGTTATTATAAGACGTACTAAGTATGATCTTAACAAAGCAGAAGAAAGGGCTCATATATTAGAAGGGTTGAAAATAGCTCTTGAGAATATTGATGAAGTTGTTGAAATAATAAAGAAGTCTGGAAATGTTTCTGAAGCTCGATTAAATCTAATGGATAGGTTTCAATTATCAGAAAAACAATCTCAAGCTATTCTGGATATGAGATTACAAAAACTTACAAGTTTAGAGACCAAGAAAATCATTGATGAATTACAAGAGGTTCTTTCATTTATCGAATACTGTAAGGATTTGTTAGCTAATGAATATAAAATATTCAACTTAATCAAAGATGAGACTACTGAGATATCTAATAAGTATGGTGATGATAGAAGAACAGAGATCCGTAATGAGGAATTAGATGATGTTGATATTGAAGACTTAATACAACAGGAAGATATGGTTGTAGTCATGTCTAATGACGGCTTTATCAAAAGAGTCTCAGTTTCACTGTATAATTTACAGGGACGTGGTGGAAAGGGATCTAAATCTGCCAATCTACGGGATGAAGATTTTGTTTCTGATATATTCGTTGCCAATACTCATGATTATATTTTGTCTGTAACAAATTTAGGTAATGCCTATTGGACTAAAGTCTATAATTTACCAGAAGGTACACGGACTTCAAAAGGTCGACATATAAAAGGTTTATTGAATTTTGAAGAAAATGAAGAAATAACCGCAGTTGTTTCCTTGAAAGATTTTAGTGAAGAAACCTATTTGTTTATGGCAACCAAACATGGTGTAACAAAACGTGTTAAAACACATGATTTTAGAAATGCAAGGCAAAAAGGTATTCGAGCTATCATTTTAGATGATGGAGATACTTTAGTATCAGCATTACTAACGAATGGTGATGATGAAGTTATGCTGGTTACTAGGAATGGTTTAGGTTTAAGATTTAATGAAAACCTTGTCAGATCAATGGGAAGAGTAACACGAGGTGTACGTGGTATAAATCTTGTAAATGATGATTCTTTAATTGGTGTAACAATTGTAAATGATGACATGCAGATGTTTTTGCTTTCTGAAAATGGTTATGGTAAGCGATTAGAATATCATCATTTTAATCCCCATGGACGTGGTACTAAAGGACAATGTGCATATAAAACAAATGATAAATCAGGTAAAGTGATTGGTGTCACTGCTGTGGATGAAAACTGGAATGTAATGTGTATTACCAACTCTGGAAAAACTATTAAAATAGATCCTCAGAGTATATCTGTTTTTGGGAAGACTGCTTTTGGTGTTAAAATAGTAACTCCTGGAGATGGTGAAAAAGTTGTTGGATTGGCAAAATCCGAAAAAGACGCTGAAGAAAACATAATAGAATAA
- a CDS encoding ParA family protein yields MGKTIVFANQKGGVGKTTTSVNLGSYIAESGKKVLLVDFDPQGNMSSSVNADSTKNGIYEVVSGKAQVKDTIQNTVVKNLDILTSNINLSGAGVELVEYKDWEHFLERSLATVKDDYDFIFIDSPPSLDVLTLNGLTAADSVIIPLQCEYFALEGLSLLLQTIKKVQKNINSDLKICGIVFTMYDSRTNLANEVVQEVSGYFKDKVFKTVIPRNIRLSEAPSHSVPINLYSPQCIGAKSYEKLAQEVLERV; encoded by the coding sequence ATGGGAAAAACAATAGTATTTGCTAATCAAAAAGGTGGTGTAGGTAAAACTACAACATCTGTTAATTTAGGATCTTATATTGCAGAAAGCGGAAAAAAAGTTCTTTTAGTGGATTTTGATCCTCAAGGGAATATGTCTAGTTCTGTAAATGCTGATTCGACAAAAAATGGAATTTATGAAGTTGTGTCTGGTAAAGCTCAAGTAAAAGATACAATACAAAATACCGTAGTTAAAAATTTAGATATACTTACTTCAAATATTAACTTATCCGGAGCAGGAGTTGAGCTTGTTGAATACAAAGACTGGGAACATTTTCTAGAAAGGTCACTAGCTACTGTTAAAGATGACTATGATTTTATATTTATAGATTCACCACCTAGTTTAGATGTTTTAACATTGAATGGGTTAACAGCAGCAGATTCTGTTATAATTCCTTTACAATGTGAATACTTTGCCTTGGAAGGTTTAAGTCTGTTATTACAGACTATTAAGAAGGTTCAAAAAAATATAAATTCAGACCTCAAGATATGTGGAATAGTATTTACTATGTACGATTCTCGAACTAATTTGGCTAATGAGGTAGTACAAGAGGTTTCTGGTTATTTTAAGGATAAAGTCTTCAAAACTGTTATTCCCAGAAATATACGATTAAGTGAAGCTCCTTCTCACTCTGTCCCAATTAATTTGTATAGTCCACAGTGCATAGGTGCTAAAAGTTATGAAAAGTTAGCTCAGGAGGTTTTAGAACGTGTCTAA
- a CDS encoding 5'-methylthioadenosine/adenosylhomocysteine nucleosidase, producing the protein MTIGIIAAMQEEMVQIKATLESLKEEKVEHLTLFRGTRHNHTLLVMESGIGKVNAAIATQILISKHHPDYIINTGVAGGYDKRLDLLDITIGSHIAYHDVDVTAFEYKRGQLPKLPLYFSSNQNLLNISSKINIDKQKVIIGNIYSGDIFIHTEKQVDELKKNFPDVVAVEMEGAAIAQTCYLNSIPFLVIRSISDLVFTKDSHTTYKDTMEQAAIISSCFIDKIIKTL; encoded by the coding sequence ATGACAATAGGAATAATTGCAGCCATGCAAGAAGAAATGGTACAGATTAAGGCTACTTTGGAGTCTTTGAAGGAAGAAAAAGTAGAGCATTTAACACTATTCAGAGGAACAAGGCATAACCATACTCTTTTAGTTATGGAATCAGGAATAGGTAAAGTAAATGCAGCCATAGCTACCCAGATTCTAATATCTAAACATCATCCTGATTATATAATTAATACAGGTGTGGCAGGGGGATATGATAAGAGACTAGACTTATTGGACATAACTATTGGTAGCCACATAGCCTATCATGATGTTGATGTTACTGCATTCGAGTATAAAAGAGGCCAACTGCCTAAACTTCCTCTATATTTTTCATCAAACCAAAACTTGTTAAATATATCAAGTAAAATAAATATTGATAAACAAAAAGTAATTATTGGAAATATATATTCAGGAGATATTTTTATCCATACTGAGAAACAAGTGGATGAATTGAAAAAAAACTTTCCTGATGTAGTTGCAGTAGAAATGGAGGGAGCAGCCATAGCTCAAACATGTTATTTGAATAGTATACCATTTTTAGTGATTCGTTCCATTTCCGATCTTGTTTTTACCAAAGACAGTCATACTACCTATAAGGATACAATGGAGCAAGCTGCTATCATATCATCCTGTTTTATTGATAAGATAATCAAAACGCTATAA